From Deinococcus humi, the proteins below share one genomic window:
- a CDS encoding transposase, whose product MLKNFREALERQPKRSQQTLDDIAKAFVPVSPPRRSLREEAARSTRYQRRCAEVAQIKSLAAQGQSAAQIARDLRRSHHFVRFSLRVEKVPETRHPPRKSRLDPSHERLWERWNAGERNAMALLRQVQQEGFSGGYKAVHQWTLSRRIEEAEQPEPPTEAVPAERKPRWRRADFLAGQVVWLLLKEDAGLQPDKRTLLDALTKKCAPVNEMRRLALDFRQLFRDGNAQRLDGWLEQAARSGLPDIQTLATSLVREREALLAAKPCPGAMGRPKAW is encoded by the coding sequence GTGCTGAAAAACTTCCGTGAAGCCCTAGAACGGCAACCCAAGCGCTCGCAACAGACCCTCGACGACATCGCCAAAGCCTTTGTTCCCGTCTCCCCACCCCGCAGATCCCTTCGAGAAGAAGCGGCACGGAGCACGCGATACCAGCGTCGCTGTGCCGAGGTGGCGCAGATCAAATCGTTGGCAGCCCAGGGGCAATCTGCAGCACAGATTGCCCGGGATCTCCGGCGCAGCCACCACTTCGTACGTTTCAGCCTCCGGGTAGAAAAAGTTCCCGAAACCCGCCACCCACCGCGCAAAAGCAGATTGGACCCCTCCCACGAGCGGCTCTGGGAACGCTGGAACGCGGGCGAGCGCAACGCCATGGCGTTGCTGCGACAAGTGCAGCAGGAAGGATTTTCTGGCGGCTACAAAGCAGTCCATCAGTGGACGCTCTCCCGCCGGATCGAGGAAGCGGAACAACCAGAGCCCCCCACCGAGGCGGTGCCCGCCGAGAGGAAGCCCAGGTGGCGACGAGCGGATTTCCTCGCGGGACAGGTGGTCTGGTTGCTGTTGAAGGAGGATGCTGGGCTTCAACCCGACAAACGGACCCTGCTGGATGCGCTCACGAAGAAGTGTGCGCCCGTGAACGAAATGCGTCGCCTGGCCCTCGACTTCCGTCAGCTGTTCCGGGATGGGAATGCTCAGCGTCTGGACGGGTGGTTGGAGCAAGCCGCAAGAAGCGGCTTGCCCGACATTCAAACGCTCGCGACCAGCCTTGTCAGGGAACGAGAAGCCCTTCTGGCTGCAAAACCCTGCCCTGGAGCAATGGGCCGACCGAAGGCGTGGTGA
- a CDS encoding sensor histidine kinase encodes MATPETASGLGLRAKLLLSYLAVITLAATTMIVIAEWTAPFFYRTHIEQMVQMFGIRDIPEMRRQLSEGFTGAFGSALIVASTVTLLVALVVSAFVSREILRSVKRVSHASTRIAAGHYAERLPEMGRDELGELTSSFNRMAEALEATEVRRRELIGTVAHELRTPLTGMRGLTEGLLDGVFLIEEAGPDLIREIRRLERLTQDLSLVTQAEAGVIPVVPRMLPLAELAGVACAQFQRAFTGKGLTLSLEVQRDVQVVADPDRVTQVLVNLLSNALRHTQHGGVTVQVDGSGRSGCLEVRDTGEGISTQDLPHVFERFYRSDQSRARDAEESIGAGVGLTVSRHLVEAMGGTIQVTSTEGVGSTFTVLLPQVLMGELVGRSQQVR; translated from the coding sequence TTGGCCACGCCTGAGACCGCTTCCGGTCTGGGTCTGAGGGCAAAGCTGCTGCTCTCGTACCTGGCGGTGATCACGCTGGCCGCGACGACCATGATCGTGATTGCGGAATGGACGGCCCCATTCTTCTACCGGACGCACATCGAGCAGATGGTGCAGATGTTCGGGATCCGTGACATTCCAGAGATGCGCCGTCAGCTCTCCGAGGGCTTTACCGGGGCCTTTGGGAGCGCGCTGATCGTGGCGAGCACCGTCACGCTGCTGGTGGCCCTGGTGGTGAGCGCCTTCGTCAGCCGGGAGATTCTGCGCTCGGTAAAGCGCGTGAGCCACGCGAGTACGCGCATCGCGGCTGGCCACTACGCGGAGCGACTCCCCGAGATGGGCCGGGACGAACTCGGCGAACTGACGAGCAGCTTCAACCGCATGGCCGAAGCCCTGGAGGCGACGGAGGTTCGGCGGCGGGAACTGATTGGGACGGTGGCCCACGAACTCCGCACGCCATTGACCGGCATGCGTGGACTGACCGAGGGGCTGCTGGACGGCGTGTTCCTCATCGAGGAGGCCGGGCCGGACCTGATCCGGGAAATTCGGCGGCTGGAACGGCTGACACAGGACCTGTCGCTCGTCACGCAGGCAGAGGCGGGCGTCATTCCCGTGGTGCCACGGATGCTGCCGCTGGCGGAACTTGCTGGCGTGGCCTGCGCGCAGTTTCAGCGGGCGTTCACGGGTAAAGGCCTCACGCTGTCCCTGGAAGTGCAGCGCGACGTCCAGGTTGTGGCTGATCCGGACCGGGTCACCCAGGTGCTGGTGAACCTGCTGTCGAACGCCCTGCGACACACGCAACACGGGGGCGTCACCGTCCAGGTAGACGGCAGTGGAAGGTCCGGGTGTTTGGAGGTGCGGGACACCGGGGAGGGCATCTCCACGCAGGACCTGCCCCACGTCTTCGAGCGCTTCTACCGTTCGGATCAATCGCGCGCACGGGACGCGGAAGAGAGCATCGGGGCGGGTGTGGGGCTGACGGTGTCCCGACACCTCGTCGAGGCCATGGGCGGCACCATCCAGGTGACCAGTACCGAGGGCGTGGGATCGACCTTCACTGTGCTGCTGCCGCAGGTTCTCATGGGTGAACTGGTAGGACGATCACAACAGGTTCGTTGA
- a CDS encoding DUF305 domain-containing protein: MKRLALLLTLSLTPLAHAQMTMPGMNHGTPMNSSLETLKGKAFDRAFLSMMIVHHQGAVDMSKTVLNNVKDPQVKRWTADIIGVQQKEIGQMNTWLKTLGGVDKSMQTAMTGEMNTMITALKASKDSDRGLVEGMLPHHASAIDMASLALQKSSDARVLGLARDIVRTQADEMYAYRQWLIKRGL; the protein is encoded by the coding sequence ATGAAACGCCTCGCCCTGCTGCTGACCCTCAGTCTCACGCCCCTGGCCCACGCCCAGATGACCATGCCTGGCATGAACCACGGCACCCCTATGAACAGCAGTCTCGAGACCCTGAAGGGCAAGGCATTTGACCGCGCCTTCCTCTCCATGATGATCGTTCACCACCAGGGCGCCGTCGACATGAGCAAAACGGTCCTGAACAACGTCAAGGACCCCCAGGTCAAACGCTGGACGGCGGACATCATCGGCGTGCAGCAAAAAGAGATCGGCCAGATGAACACCTGGCTGAAGACCCTCGGCGGCGTGGACAAAAGCATGCAGACCGCGATGACGGGCGAGATGAACACCATGATCACCGCGCTCAAGGCCAGCAAGGACAGCGACCGTGGCCTGGTGGAGGGCATGTTGCCGCACCACGCCAGCGCCATCGACATGGCGAGCCTGGCGCTGCAAAAGAGCAGCGACGCGCGGGTGCTGGGGCTGGCCCGCGACATCGTCCGCACCCAGGCCGACGAGATGTACGCTTACCGCCAGTGGCTGATCAAACGCGGGTTGTGA
- a CDS encoding hydantoinase/oxoprolinase family protein, whose product MAVSETGVRIGIDVGGTFTKGVALGLDGQLQAVSHAPTTHDHAQGVAAGVLEALDRLLTKLPASTPVLLVAHSTTQATNALLEGDTARIGVLALGEKRDKGRIRKVTQPPAGLRAEWAFVASDQPDFRQRAQAVLEGWQATGVQAVAVSEAFGVDDGAAEREAGVVARSLGLPVTLGSDLSGSYGLEMRTVSAAINASILPTMLRTAGHVREAVNQRLPGVPLLIMRGDGGAASLEAFEETPIHTVVSGPAASLGGGILREGLMDGIFFEVGGTSTNVGAVKDGRPVLKYMTVLGAPTGLRAVDIRIAGVAGGSLVRLSRKRIEEVGPRSAHIAGFPYASFASLQQLEGARLVELPLTEGGPGGYALLATPSGERFAITPTCAANALGAIGEDGRAFGEAGSARLALTLLGERLGASMEAAATAVLEACAEKLTALVRELAREHGLQGMPLYGGGGAASVLGPVIARRLGVPFQAVAQADVISSIGAALAVIRVERERSVTRQDPTILDLLEREVGDEAVRLGADPGSLRVETAYLPQEGRLRAVAVGAHALSARTRVLDHDELHAQARLVLDDTARLTFGGQYHSLFTATHELRSLFRRRRRHPALVLDPCGVRLLRFEDATVFVGTPAEVLAQFSAVAAGPTAPHVAVLTPTRLRDYAHLHDRAALNQQLHDSLRLEPQVALIVRRE is encoded by the coding sequence TTGGCCGTTTCTGAAACTGGAGTTCGGATTGGCATCGACGTGGGCGGCACCTTTACCAAGGGCGTCGCCCTTGGCCTGGACGGACAACTTCAGGCTGTGTCCCACGCTCCCACCACCCATGACCACGCGCAGGGGGTCGCTGCGGGTGTGCTGGAGGCCCTCGACCGCCTGCTCACCAAGCTTCCCGCAAGCACGCCAGTCCTGCTCGTCGCCCACTCGACGACGCAGGCGACCAACGCACTGCTTGAAGGGGATACCGCCAGGATCGGCGTGCTCGCGCTGGGCGAGAAACGAGACAAGGGCCGAATCCGCAAGGTGACGCAGCCCCCCGCTGGCTTGCGCGCCGAGTGGGCTTTTGTGGCCTCCGATCAGCCTGATTTCCGGCAGCGGGCGCAGGCCGTGCTGGAAGGCTGGCAGGCGACCGGGGTCCAGGCCGTTGCGGTCAGCGAAGCTTTCGGCGTGGATGATGGAGCGGCGGAGCGGGAAGCGGGAGTGGTGGCTCGGAGCCTCGGGCTTCCCGTCACCCTCGGCAGCGATCTCAGCGGCAGTTACGGCCTGGAAATGCGGACGGTCAGCGCGGCCATCAACGCGAGCATCCTGCCCACCATGCTCAGGACCGCCGGGCACGTCCGTGAAGCGGTCAACCAGCGGCTGCCCGGCGTCCCCCTGCTGATCATGCGCGGGGATGGCGGAGCCGCCAGCCTGGAAGCCTTCGAGGAGACACCCATTCACACGGTGGTCAGTGGCCCAGCCGCTTCCCTGGGCGGCGGCATTTTGCGCGAAGGGCTGATGGACGGGATCTTCTTCGAGGTGGGTGGGACCAGCACCAATGTGGGAGCCGTGAAGGATGGGCGGCCTGTGCTGAAGTACATGACGGTGCTGGGCGCGCCCACCGGCTTGCGTGCGGTGGACATCCGCATCGCGGGGGTCGCAGGGGGCAGCCTGGTCCGCCTGAGCCGCAAGAGGATCGAGGAAGTCGGTCCCCGCAGCGCCCATATCGCCGGATTCCCCTACGCCAGCTTCGCTTCACTCCAGCAGCTGGAAGGGGCCCGCCTGGTGGAACTGCCCCTCACCGAAGGCGGCCCTGGTGGCTACGCCCTGCTGGCCACTCCAAGTGGCGAGCGCTTCGCCATTACGCCGACCTGCGCGGCCAATGCCCTCGGGGCCATCGGGGAGGACGGCCGCGCCTTTGGAGAAGCTGGGAGTGCCCGGCTCGCCCTGACCCTCCTGGGTGAGCGGCTGGGGGCCAGCATGGAGGCGGCAGCCACCGCCGTTCTCGAAGCGTGTGCGGAGAAACTGACGGCGCTGGTGCGGGAACTGGCCCGGGAGCACGGTCTCCAGGGCATGCCGCTGTACGGCGGCGGTGGGGCCGCGAGCGTCCTCGGTCCCGTGATTGCCCGGCGGCTCGGCGTACCCTTTCAGGCCGTTGCGCAGGCAGACGTCATTTCTTCGATTGGGGCTGCGCTCGCCGTGATCCGCGTGGAGCGGGAGCGTTCGGTGACGCGGCAGGACCCGACGATTCTGGACCTGCTGGAGCGGGAAGTGGGCGATGAGGCAGTGCGCCTGGGTGCTGATCCGGGCAGCCTGCGGGTGGAGACCGCGTATCTGCCGCAGGAAGGGCGTTTGCGGGCGGTGGCCGTCGGTGCCCATGCCCTGAGTGCCCGAACCCGGGTGCTGGACCATGACGAACTGCATGCCCAGGCGCGGTTGGTTCTGGACGACACCGCCCGGCTGACGTTCGGCGGGCAATACCACAGCCTGTTTACGGCGACGCACGAGCTTCGGTCCCTCTTTCGCCGTCGCCGCCGTCATCCTGCATTGGTCCTTGATCCGTGTGGAGTCCGGCTTCTGCGCTTCGAGGACGCCACGGTCTTTGTGGGGACCCCCGCTGAAGTCCTCGCCCAGTTCAGCGCGGTGGCAGCAGGTCCAACCGCGCCCCACGTGGCGGTTCTGACGCCCACCCGCCTCCGTGACTACGCCCATCTGCATGACCGCGCCGCCCTGAATCAGCAATTGCACGACAGCCTGCGCCTGGAGCCCCAGGTCGCGCTGATCGTGCGCCGGGAGTAA
- a CDS encoding sensor histidine kinase produces MKLYPRLFLSHLLVICIALGAVLLISEVLASAFIRHHVEQMITLIGPDGASLRPDLERGVRRTLNAALLASLPLALVVAALTALYSARRVVRSVELLRDGSHAIATGDYERRLPEEGRDELTDVARHFNRMAAALQQVEQGRVELISNVAHELRTPLSALRGYAEAMKDGVMPPEAVSGAILRETAAMERLAQDLSVVSRVEAGAVELHSSDFAPAALIADAFERFAGAYEDRGVTLSASPEAALPQVTADFERASQILANLLGNALRHTPRGGQVTLGAEHRGGDMLFTVADTGSGIAPEHLERIFERFYRVDPARTRGDGSGVGLTIARGLATRMGGSLTVSSSSQGSVFTLKLLVAPPH; encoded by the coding sequence CTGAAGCTTTACCCCCGGCTGTTCCTGTCGCACCTGCTGGTGATCTGCATCGCGCTGGGCGCGGTGCTGCTGATCAGCGAGGTGCTGGCCTCAGCGTTCATTCGACACCACGTCGAACAGATGATCACGCTGATCGGTCCGGACGGCGCGTCCCTGCGCCCTGATCTGGAGCGCGGCGTGCGGCGCACCCTGAACGCGGCGCTGCTGGCCTCGTTGCCCCTGGCGCTGGTGGTGGCGGCGCTGACCGCGCTTTACTCGGCGCGGCGCGTGGTGCGGTCGGTGGAGCTGCTGCGCGACGGCAGCCACGCCATCGCCACGGGCGATTACGAGCGGAGGTTGCCGGAAGAAGGCCGGGATGAACTGACCGACGTGGCCCGGCACTTCAACCGGATGGCCGCTGCATTGCAACAGGTGGAACAGGGCCGGGTGGAACTGATCTCCAACGTGGCGCACGAATTGCGGACGCCCCTGTCGGCGCTGCGCGGGTACGCCGAGGCCATGAAAGACGGCGTGATGCCGCCGGAAGCCGTGTCTGGGGCCATCCTGCGTGAGACGGCCGCCATGGAACGGCTGGCGCAGGACCTCAGCGTGGTGTCGCGGGTGGAGGCGGGCGCAGTGGAGTTGCATTCCAGTGACTTTGCCCCCGCCGCGTTGATCGCCGACGCGTTTGAGCGTTTCGCAGGGGCCTACGAGGACCGCGGCGTCACGCTTAGCGCTTCACCTGAGGCGGCGCTCCCGCAGGTCACCGCAGACTTTGAGCGGGCCTCGCAGATTCTCGCCAACCTGCTGGGCAACGCCCTGCGGCACACGCCACGTGGGGGTCAGGTGACGCTGGGGGCCGAACACCGTGGCGGTGACATGCTGTTCACGGTGGCCGACACGGGCAGCGGCATCGCTCCCGAACACCTGGAGCGGATCTTCGAGCGCTTTTACCGCGTGGACCCGGCGCGCACCCGGGGAGACGGCAGCGGGGTGGGCCTGACCATCGCCCGTGGACTGGCGACGCGGATGGGCGGAAGCCTGACCGTGAGTTCGTCTTCGCAGGGCAGCGTTTTCACGCTGAAACTGCTGGTGGCCCCTCCTCACTGA
- a CDS encoding winged helix-turn-helix domain-containing protein, with protein MARVLIVDDDPAILEILHAYLSGEGYEVLQAADGHQARELLPRVDLAILDWMLPGVSGLDLAREARTAGLELPLLMLTARGEEEDKLRSLDLGVDDYVVKPFSPREVVARVRALLRRAGVHHEIRSGDLELDLRARRATLAGQPLDLSKLEYDLLSTFAQHPGLVWSRERLLERVWGHDFPSTTRVVDVHVTGLRRKLGDDAEAPRFIETVRGVGYRFMEAQEGGEGG; from the coding sequence ATGGCCCGCGTTCTGATCGTCGATGATGACCCGGCCATCCTGGAAATCCTGCACGCCTATCTGAGCGGCGAGGGGTACGAGGTCTTGCAGGCGGCCGACGGCCACCAGGCCCGCGAACTGCTGCCGCGCGTCGATCTGGCGATCCTGGACTGGATGTTGCCGGGCGTCAGTGGCCTGGACCTGGCCCGCGAGGCGCGCACGGCGGGGCTTGAGCTGCCCCTGTTGATGCTGACCGCGCGCGGGGAGGAGGAGGACAAGCTGCGCAGCCTCGATCTGGGCGTGGACGATTACGTGGTCAAGCCGTTCAGCCCACGCGAGGTGGTGGCCCGGGTCCGCGCCCTGCTCAGACGGGCAGGGGTCCATCATGAAATTCGCAGCGGTGACCTGGAGCTGGACCTGCGTGCCCGCCGCGCCACGCTGGCAGGGCAGCCCCTGGACCTGTCCAAGCTGGAATATGACCTGCTCAGCACCTTCGCGCAGCATCCGGGGCTGGTCTGGAGTCGGGAACGGCTGCTGGAGCGGGTGTGGGGTCACGACTTTCCGAGCACGACGCGGGTGGTGGACGTGCATGTCACGGGCCTGCGCCGCAAGCTGGGCGATGACGCTGAAGCTCCGCGGTTTATAGAGACCGTGCGCGGGGTGGGCTACCGCTTCATGGAAGCCCAGGAAGGGGGTGAGGGCGGCTGA
- a CDS encoding ISL3 family transposase, translating into MDTLSDVLGRLFPAEFGVVVDQCEVEADVVSLHLSSCAAEQPCPRCQALSGSIHSHYERRFQHLPWGGLAVDIQLQVRRLGCRNGCPVRTFAEQFPNLVAPYARYSTAVCRLFQQFVLRVGGEGGQKLLASLPFHASGDRLLAEQHVALPPLDQAPRVIGIDDFAFKKGLRYGTVITNLETGRAIDLLPDRKAATVTLWLAQHPEIEVISRDRSTEYERASREGAPQAGGGLGPLARAEKLP; encoded by the coding sequence ATGGACACCCTGAGTGATGTGCTCGGCAGGCTGTTTCCCGCCGAATTTGGGGTTGTGGTGGATCAGTGTGAGGTGGAGGCTGACGTGGTCAGCCTCCACCTGTCGAGTTGCGCTGCAGAGCAGCCCTGCCCGAGGTGCCAGGCTCTCTCGGGAAGCATTCACAGCCACTATGAACGGCGATTTCAACACTTGCCCTGGGGCGGCCTGGCCGTTGACATCCAGTTGCAAGTGCGCCGGTTGGGTTGCCGGAACGGCTGCCCAGTACGCACGTTTGCCGAACAGTTCCCCAACCTCGTGGCACCCTATGCGCGCTACAGCACTGCGGTCTGTCGCCTCTTCCAGCAGTTCGTCCTCCGAGTGGGTGGGGAGGGAGGCCAGAAGCTTCTGGCCTCCCTCCCGTTCCATGCGAGCGGTGATCGACTTCTGGCTGAACAGCACGTGGCTCTCCCACCGCTCGACCAAGCTCCGCGAGTCATCGGCATTGACGACTTCGCTTTCAAAAAGGGCCTACGGTACGGGACCGTCATCACCAACCTGGAGACGGGCCGGGCGATTGATCTGCTCCCTGACCGCAAGGCCGCCACCGTTACCTTGTGGTTGGCGCAGCATCCCGAGATTGAGGTGATCAGCCGGGATCGGTCCACCGAGTATGAGCGGGCGAGCCGGGAAGGCGCACCACAGGCGGGGGGCGGTCTTGGACCGCTGGCACGTGCTGAAAAACTTCCGTGA
- a CDS encoding FTR1 family iron permease translates to MNVRALVLLLLVLTGLGGARAAPEVKPAEALRTTHDLVTQSLREYARGEQEQAFKTARSAYLDHFEYAEPPLRVLNPDLILEMEYRFADLRNGMKAGQPLSELQRIAGDINGSLRQAESIVSGTGVLGPTLAATGGFTILFREGLEAALLMAAIFAYLDTSRNTRLRRAVWWGGGAALLATVLTWALATYVLSIAPVSRELISAITSAVAVVILFSLSFWLLQQADRKRSTEFMRARVSQAVQGGSLLALGLVTFTTIYREGFETVLFYQALAVASGPVTQYMYLGIALAVVALAVTFLLLFRFGRRLPTAKLFPVLVAVTALFAVAFVGNGVRAFQEAGWLGVTNLYGTVPALDPNVAALTGIHPTVETLGAQGLMLLVYLVGWAYVSVSGRSRKAVQGLGRF, encoded by the coding sequence ATGAATGTCCGGGCGCTGGTCCTCCTCCTGCTGGTGCTGACTGGACTGGGCGGCGCGAGGGCTGCCCCGGAGGTCAAACCGGCTGAGGCGCTGCGGACCACCCACGATCTCGTCACGCAGTCGCTCCGCGAGTACGCCCGGGGCGAGCAGGAGCAGGCCTTCAAGACGGCCCGCAGCGCGTACCTCGACCACTTCGAGTACGCCGAGCCGCCCCTGCGCGTCCTGAACCCGGATCTGATCCTGGAGATGGAATACCGCTTTGCGGACCTGCGCAATGGCATGAAGGCCGGGCAGCCGCTGAGCGAATTGCAGCGCATCGCCGGAGACATCAACGGCAGCCTGCGCCAGGCCGAGAGCATCGTGAGTGGAACGGGCGTTCTGGGACCGACGCTGGCCGCCACCGGTGGGTTTACGATCCTCTTCCGGGAAGGGCTGGAAGCGGCCCTGCTGATGGCCGCGATCTTCGCCTACCTGGACACCAGCCGCAACACCCGCCTGAGGCGTGCCGTGTGGTGGGGCGGCGGCGCGGCCCTGCTCGCCACGGTCCTGACCTGGGCGCTGGCCACCTACGTCCTCTCCATCGCGCCCGTGTCCCGCGAACTCATCAGCGCCATCACCAGCGCCGTCGCGGTGGTCATCCTCTTCTCGCTCTCCTTCTGGCTGCTGCAACAGGCTGACCGCAAACGCAGTACCGAATTCATGCGTGCGCGCGTGAGCCAGGCGGTGCAAGGGGGCAGCCTGCTGGCCCTGGGGCTGGTGACCTTCACGACCATCTACCGCGAGGGATTTGAGACGGTGCTGTTCTATCAGGCACTCGCGGTCGCCAGCGGCCCCGTCACCCAGTACATGTACCTGGGGATTGCCCTCGCCGTGGTGGCCCTGGCCGTGACCTTCTTGCTGCTCTTCCGGTTCGGGCGTCGGCTGCCGACTGCGAAGCTGTTTCCGGTGCTGGTGGCCGTCACCGCCCTGTTTGCGGTCGCTTTTGTGGGCAATGGCGTGCGGGCGTTTCAGGAAGCGGGGTGGCTGGGCGTCACCAATCTCTACGGCACGGTCCCGGCGCTCGATCCCAATGTGGCGGCCCTGACGGGTATTCATCCCACGGTGGAGACATTGGGTGCTCAGGGACTGATGCTGCTGGTCTACCTGGTGGGCTGGGCCTACGTCTCGGTGTCCGGGCGCAGTCGGAAGGCGGTTCAGGGTCTTGGCCGTTTCTGA
- a CDS encoding DUF305 domain-containing protein, translating to MNESMNRSATPQDSDEKSMGKMGGSYGRFAAMIATSTVIMYGLMYLNTYQLDHVSFSETRVFMAIYMGAVMAVIMLGYMLNMYKDSRVNLGIFLGSLVVFAGSLWLLRSQATVGDVAYMKAMIPHHSIAILTSNRAQIKDPRVRELADEIIEAQVREIAEMKALIADLESKD from the coding sequence ATGAATGAATCCATGAATCGCTCGGCTACACCGCAAGACTCAGACGAGAAGTCGATGGGCAAGATGGGCGGCAGCTATGGCCGCTTTGCGGCCATGATCGCCACCTCCACCGTGATCATGTACGGCCTGATGTACCTGAACACCTATCAGCTCGATCACGTCTCCTTCAGCGAGACGCGCGTGTTCATGGCGATCTATATGGGGGCCGTGATGGCGGTGATCATGCTCGGGTACATGCTGAACATGTACAAGGACAGCCGCGTCAATCTGGGAATCTTTCTGGGCAGCCTCGTGGTCTTCGCGGGGTCCCTGTGGCTGCTGCGCTCACAGGCCACGGTGGGCGACGTGGCGTACATGAAGGCCATGATCCCGCACCACTCGATCGCCATCCTGACCAGCAACCGCGCCCAGATTAAGGACCCCCGTGTGCGCGAATTGGCTGACGAAATCATCGAAGCTCAGGTCCGTGAGATCGCCGAGATGAAGGCATTGATCGCTGACCTGGAGAGCAAGGACTAG
- a CDS encoding response regulator transcription factor: MNTVLVVDDEPSVRKVASAYLGREGFQVRTAADGLDGLRQAEAGGLALVVLDVMLPKMNGLDVCKRLRASSDVPVILLTARGEEFDRVLGLELGADDYVVKPFSPRELVARVKAILRRTSGEAAPLTMVYEDLRVDPVTRTVSVAGQPLELSALEFDLLYELAKAPGRVFTRNELIGRVWGENFPGVDRVVDVHMVSLRRHLGESGQLPHFIHSVRGVGYRFGHA; the protein is encoded by the coding sequence ATGAATACAGTGCTGGTGGTGGACGACGAGCCAAGCGTGCGCAAGGTCGCCTCGGCGTACCTGGGACGTGAAGGATTCCAGGTACGCACGGCGGCAGACGGCCTTGACGGCCTGCGTCAGGCGGAGGCGGGCGGTCTGGCGCTGGTTGTACTCGACGTGATGCTGCCGAAGATGAACGGACTGGACGTCTGCAAGCGCCTCCGGGCATCTTCGGACGTACCGGTCATTTTGCTCACCGCCCGGGGCGAGGAGTTCGACCGGGTGCTGGGCCTGGAACTGGGCGCAGATGACTACGTGGTCAAACCGTTCAGCCCCCGCGAACTGGTCGCGCGGGTGAAGGCCATCCTGCGGCGCACCTCCGGTGAGGCGGCCCCCCTGACCATGGTGTACGAGGATTTGCGGGTGGACCCCGTGACGCGCACCGTGAGCGTGGCCGGGCAGCCGCTTGAGTTGAGTGCCCTGGAATTTGACCTGCTGTACGAACTCGCCAAAGCGCCGGGACGGGTCTTCACCCGCAACGAACTTATCGGGCGGGTGTGGGGGGAGAATTTTCCTGGCGTGGACCGTGTGGTGGACGTGCACATGGTCAGTCTGCGCAGACACCTCGGAGAATCCGGGCAGTTGCCACACTTTATCCACTCGGTGCGGGGGGTGGGGTACCGCTTTGGCCACGCCTGA
- a CDS encoding transposase yields MSCRTDLTDNQWNALQPHLPKNPQRGHPYSDHRRVINGILWRIKLGAPWRDIPKGYGP; encoded by the coding sequence TTGTCGTGCCGCACTGATCTCACAGATAATCAGTGGAACGCTCTACAGCCTCACCTTCCGAAAAATCCGCAGCGGGGTCATCCGTACTCGGATCACCGCCGCGTCATCAACGGTATCCTCTGGCGCATCAAGCTCGGCGCTCCCTGGCGTGACATTCCTAAGGGTTATGGCCCCTGA
- a CDS encoding four-helix bundle copper-binding protein yields MTQNASLTITRMLQTHPQSGQSPFDLNALTECIEACFECAQICTSCADACLGETEHTGHLTHCIRLNLDCADICTTTGRVLVRQTQPEMAVIRAQLQACLAACKACGDECQEHAEKMNMKHCAVCAESCRRCEQACQKMLDGLSA; encoded by the coding sequence ATGACCCAGAACGCCAGCTTGACCATCACCCGCATGCTGCAGACCCATCCCCAGAGCGGCCAGTCGCCATTCGATCTGAACGCCCTGACCGAATGCATCGAGGCCTGCTTCGAATGCGCGCAGATCTGCACCTCCTGCGCGGACGCCTGTCTGGGCGAAACCGAACACACTGGGCACCTGACCCACTGCATCCGCCTCAACCTGGACTGCGCCGACATCTGCACCACCACCGGGCGCGTCCTCGTGCGTCAGACCCAGCCGGAGATGGCCGTGATCCGCGCGCAGCTCCAGGCCTGCCTGGCGGCCTGCAAAGCCTGCGGCGACGAGTGCCAGGAGCATGCCGAGAAGATGAACATGAAGCACTGCGCGGTCTGCGCCGAGTCGTGCCGCCGCTGTGAACAGGCGTGCCAGAAGATGCTGGATGGTCTGAGCGCCTGA